The following are encoded together in the Thunnus maccoyii chromosome 18, fThuMac1.1, whole genome shotgun sequence genome:
- the LOC121884626 gene encoding C-factor-like, which translates to MAAQPVSVLITGANRGLGLEMVKQMMEPPSQVRKLFACCRNPHGPKTEALQTLAKKHPKIISVIRLDVTDLCSIKQAAPLVGSLVGTGGLNLLINNAGILAKGNLQDTSPEDMQSAFNTNVMGPMNVIKEFLPHLRAAVKASGMPGMSCNKAAVVNISSVMASMESLKQSYASLPAISYRISKAALNMLTLCASEELKEDGILFSVLHPGWVRTDMGGEEADIAAPESVQGILRVMASLTEKHNGAFLDYKGKTVPW; encoded by the exons ATGGCAGCCCAACCAGTCAGCGTGCTTATCACAGGGGCCAACAGAGGCCTGGGCCTGGAGATGGTTAAGCAAATGATGGAGCCCCCCTCTCAAGTGAGAAAACTGTTTGCCTGTTGCAGGAATCCACATGGACCGAAGACCGAG GCCTTGCAAACTCTGGCAAAGAAGCACCCCAAAATCATATCCGTCATCCGCCTGG acGTCACTGACCTTTGTAGCATAAAACAGGCTGCCCCACTGGTTGGCTCTCTGGTGGGGACGGGGGGTCTCAACCTGCTGATTAACAATGCAGGGATCCTGGCCAAAGGCAACCTGCAGGACACCAGTCCTGAGGACATGCAGAGTGCCTTCAACACCAATGTCATGGGCCCGATGAACGTTATTAAA GAGTTCCTGCCTCACCTACGTGCAGCAGTGAAGGCCAGTGGTATGCCGGGGATGTCCTGCAACAAAGCAGCCGTTGTCAACATCTCCTCAGTTATGGCGTCAATGGAATCTTTAAAACAGTCATATGCCTCCTTACCTGCCATCTCCTACCGCATTAGCAAG gCGGCTTTGAACATGCTGACTCTGTGTGCTTCAGAGGAGCTGAAGGAGGATGGGATTCTGTTTTCAGTACTTCATCCTGGCTGGGTGCGCACTGACATGGGTGGAGAAGAG GCGGATATTGCTGCTCCGGAGAGTGTGCAGGGGATACTCAGGGTGATGGCCTCCTTGACTGAAAAGCACAATGGAGCCTTCCTGGATTATAAGGGCAAGACTGTCCCCTGGTAG